From the genome of Biomphalaria glabrata chromosome 1, xgBioGlab47.1, whole genome shotgun sequence, one region includes:
- the LOC106060045 gene encoding charged multivesicular body protein 7-like, producing the protein MAQKENKFPPELEDDQQAAVLYSPFREKSLNPTSWNRKLKFWENLLSGMALEQGLVTFDLDALPKMFERKGLTPKCLDTVIAELIKSGRVRSIENYSTSSSWLSWGFETLIKQPVVWGVSHLVGPSKPKSSIYVWPEVVKNLAEQLAQQHEKNVYAGLTTNLISMSDLRTSCFSMIPNDQDFEIILVQLEREKKIVVETKNKEKVVKFCKKEENSVEPITELELQVYQIQKTAKGLEKEISKCSTEIESLIDEAKRYIREGSKFKAKKSLKKKNGMLKLMEKKSSTLENLYGILEKIQDASTNEMVVKACESGLAALKSLNAETNLEKAEAVLDNLQEAVENQDDIAHTLGSLNLGEDSMEDLESELLELIKDDNQVVQHDSGKISSLDDLPDVPSHVPSRKKESTQSKHLPHKYLSSS; encoded by the exons ATGGCtcaaaaggaaaataaatttcCTCCTGAACTAGAAGACGATCAGCAGGCAGCTGTGTTATACTCTCCTTTCCGAGAAAAATCATTGAACCCAACTTCATGGAATAGAAAGCTTAAATTTTGGGAAAATTTACTCTCTGGAATGGCTCTAGAACAAGGATTAGTAACTTTTGACTTAGATGCATTACCTAAAATGTTTGAAAGGAAGGGACTAACACCTAAGTGTCTTGATACAGTGATTGCAGAACTGAtaaa atcTGGAAGAGTTAGAAGCATTGAAAATTATTCAACCTCAAGTTCCTGGTTATCCTGGGGATTTGAAACACTGATTAAGCAACCAGTAGTTTGGGGAGTTAGTCATCTTGTGGGACCATCTAAACCTAAATCCTCCATATATGTGTGGCCAGAAGTTGTCAAA aACCTGGCAGAGCAGTTAGCACAAcaacatgaaaaaaatgtttatgctGGATTGACAACTAACTTGATATCAATGAGTGACTTGAGAACCAGTTGTTTTAGCATGATTCCAAATGATCAGGATTTTGAAATTATCCTAGTTCAACTGGAACGAGAAAAAAAGATAGTTGTTGAAACAAAGAATAAAGAAAAG gttgtaaaattttgtaaaaaagagGAAAATTCTGTAGAACCAATTACTGAGCTTGAACTTCAAGTGTATCA GATACAAAAGACGGCTAAAGGGCTTGAAAAGGAAATCAGTAAATGTTCTACTGAAATTGAAAG tttGATTGATGAAGCAAAAAGATACATTAGAGAAGGTTCTAAATTTAAG gcCAAAAAAAGTTTGAAGAAGAAAAATGGCATGTTAAAATTAATGGAGAAAAAATCATCTACCCTTGAAAATCTCTATGGTATTCTGGAGAAAATACAAGATGCTAGTACCAATGAAATG GTTGTAAAAGCTTGTGAATCAGGACTTGCTGCACTCAAATCCTTAAATGCAGAAACAAATCTAGAGAAGGCAGAAGCTGTGTTGGATAATTTACAGGAG GCAGTTGAAAATCAAGATGATATTGCACATACACTTGGTTCTCTAAACTTGGGTGAGGACAGCATGGAAGATTTAGAATCAGAATTGCTTGAATTGATAAAGGATGACAACCAAGTGGTACAGCATGACAGTGGCAAGATCTCATCTCTTG ATGACCTTCCTGATGTACCAAGTCATGTGCCGTCAAGAAAAAAGGAATCTACTCAGTCCAAACATTTACCACACAAATATTTATCATCCTCATGA
- the LOC106060040 gene encoding protein FAM184A-like has translation MSTQDKNSFHYRMSKKVAELTQVVHMLFTRNHEKEIEMVAMKESYEYEIELVIKDAKSRIAKLENKLAELSQEKLYIAHAEQNISQRDLVIEENETKWRQILLDKETCLQNENIKSQNLQETLNSSNREVETLKQRLAQEIAAKSEELAHRDEEVKQIITKLTVAENRLNNIHRTEQSMIDELQRNNEKLASEIIQLQSLLNKSNQNSALLINRNKQLESDVKELKAQYRRLSKALNKPNKDTKSPDVNEELERLKMEVQRYRLELSNRDNNFTKMFCEKQPGLVTQRSPETQQKGLMSVVVPPGYTRNTSPFGAPRVNSSTFSLSKERPSLLGRKLSTTNSIACERLDDEINAFNYEQILNDYEHHSTQMSQTLIEVRDSVNNEQETTNNQTSRNNHKLPSLHTARESNQLTRHLAKPKIFTKSSLFVK, from the exons ATGTCCACCCAGGATAAAAATAGTTTCCACTATCGCATGTCAAAGAAAGTAGCAGAACTCACGCAGGTCGTGCACATGTTATTCACAAGGAATCACGAGAAAGAGATTGAAATGGTGGCGATGAAAGAATCCTATGAATATGAAATTGAACTAGTCATCAAAGACGCCAAAAGTCGCATTGCCAAGCTGGAAAACAAATTAGCGGAACTAAGTCAAGAAAAACTGTACATTGCACATGCTGAGCAAAATATTAGCCAAAGAGACTTGGTGATTGAAGAAAATGAGACCAAATGGCGCCAAATACTATTAGACAAAGAAACGTgtttacaaaatgaaaacattaaaagtcAAAATCTTCAAGAAACGTTAAACAGCTCAAATAGAGAAGTAGAAACTCTAAAACAAAGATTGGCTCAAGAAATCGCTGCTAAAAGTGAGGAACTCGCACATAGGGACGAGGAAGTCAAGCAGATCATTACTAAGCTTACAGTCGCTGAAAACAGACTGAATAACATCCATCGAACTGAGCAG AGTATGATAGATGAGTTGCAAAGAAACAATGAGAAGTTGGCAAGTGAAATAATTCAGCTTCAATCTCTACTAAACAAAAGCAATCAAAACAGTGCGCTATTAATAAACAGGAATAAACAATTAGAGTCAGATGTGAAAGAGTTAAAGGCACAGTACAGGAGGCTCTCCAAAGCTTTGAACAAACCCAACAAGGACACAAAATCTCCAGATGTCAATGAAGAACTAGAGAGGCTGAAGATGGAAGTCCAGCGCTATCGACTGGAGCTGAGCAACAGGGACAACAACTTTACGAAAATGTTCTGCGAAAAGCAGCCAGGGTTGGTGACTCAGAGAAGTCCAGAAACACAACAGAAGGGTTTGATGAGCGTGGTTGTCCCCCCTGGGTATACAAGAAACACTTCACCATTTGGAGCTCCACGAGTCAATTCATCGACTTTTAGTCTGAGCAAAGAGAGGCCATCATTGCTAGGCAGGAAGCTATCTACAACAAACAGTATTGCCTGCGAGAGGCTGGACGATGAGATCAACGCATTCAATTATGAACAAATACTCAATGATTATGAACATCATTCAACTCAAATGAGCCAAACTTTAATCGAGGTCAGGGACAGTGTGAATAATGAGCAGGAA actacAAATAATCAAACAAGCAGAAACAATCACAAACTTCCATCACTTCACACAGCAAGAGAATCAAATCAACTGACAAGGCATCTTGCCAAGCCTAAAATATTCACAAAATCCTcattatttgttaaataa
- the LOC106060044 gene encoding sperm-associated antigen 8-like, translating to MDALGVRAGANLENGGRNEIRINNSAGRCMLENWVEERANIDRDPPLDREYNLKERAIFLRSGHKGILTVDDKARAENLTTVRATYTLPQVDKTRHVGLRKELMEQAFTKLACEEILQEKNKQEDTDRGEPMCSIFMQDYTRDFPKTVLEDTKDHDYVNEQPITFWSEHKDKMHGITQTKTRDSAFRKNDAFSKPISEYWNQAKPGEIDKYPMM from the exons ATGGATGCTCTTGGAGTAAGAGCTGGTGCTAATCTAGAAAATGGTGGTCGCAACGAGATAAGGATAAACAACTCAGCCGGACGATGCATGCTAGAAAACTGGGTTGAAGAA cGTGCTAACATTGATCGTGATCCACCTCTTGACAGGGAATACAACTTGAAAGAAAGAGCAATATTTTTAAGATCTGGACACAAAGGCATTCTCACAGTTGATGACAAGGCTAGAGCAGAAAATCTAACAACAGTTAGAGCCACTTACACTCTACCACAAGTTGATAAAACAAGGCATGTTG GTCTGCGAAAAGAACTTATGGAACAAGCATTTACAAAACTTGCTTG TGAGGAGATattgcaagaaaaaaataagcagGAAGACACTGACAGAGGGGAACCAATGTGTTCCATTTTTATGCAAGACTACACAAGAGATTTCCCCAAAACTGTTTTAGAAGATACAAAG GACCATGATTATGTCAATGAACAACCAATAACTTTCTGGTCAGAGCATAAAGACAAGatgcat GGTATCACACAAACTAAAACAAGAGATTCTGCTTTTAGAAAAAATGATGCCTTCAGTAAACCAATCAGTGAATATTGGAATCAAGCAAAACCTGGTGAAATAGACAAATATCCTATGATGTGA